In the Rhodothermaceae bacterium genome, one interval contains:
- the clpX gene encoding ATP-dependent Clp protease ATP-binding subunit ClpX produces the protein MSDKGNNERLTCSFCNRTSDEVNSLVAGQDVFICDQCVADAQIILNDTEKPTPRVKRSSPRKKKGPRSLPLPKQIKAELDKYVIGQEYAKKSLAVAVYNHYKRVDSEQFVTDFKDVEIEKSNILLLGASGTGKTLLARTLARILDVPFSISDATTLTEAGYVGEDVETILSNLLCAAEFEVEDAERGIIFIDEIDKIARKSHNASITRDVSGEGVQQALLKVLEGTVAGVPPKGGRKHPEQSLVNINTSGILFICGGAFEGLSEIVARRLNVNQIGFASNPKRLHDDSDTTVLQFVEPEDLVHYGLIPELIGRLPLTAALKPLSDDEMMRILTEPQNAVIQQYQKLFAFDGVDLVFDESALRSIVERARAMGTGARGLRSVLEQSMLDIMFEIHSVKDVGVCSITEETISLGKPPIYEKRKASA, from the coding sequence ATGAGTGATAAAGGAAATAACGAGCGACTCACATGCTCATTCTGCAACCGTACGAGCGATGAAGTGAATTCCCTTGTCGCAGGTCAGGATGTATTTATTTGCGATCAATGTGTGGCAGATGCCCAGATCATTCTGAATGATACAGAAAAGCCGACGCCAAGAGTGAAACGCTCCTCCCCTCGTAAGAAAAAGGGCCCCCGGAGCCTGCCACTGCCGAAACAGATCAAGGCGGAGCTGGACAAGTACGTGATTGGGCAGGAATATGCCAAAAAATCTCTGGCAGTTGCCGTGTATAATCACTACAAACGGGTGGACTCGGAGCAGTTTGTGACTGATTTCAAAGATGTCGAGATCGAAAAATCAAACATCCTTCTTCTGGGAGCAAGTGGTACCGGCAAGACGCTGCTTGCACGTACCCTTGCTCGGATCCTGGACGTGCCATTTTCGATCAGTGATGCCACAACCCTGACAGAAGCTGGCTATGTTGGCGAAGATGTGGAAACGATTTTATCGAATCTGTTATGTGCGGCAGAATTTGAGGTCGAGGATGCAGAGCGGGGGATCATATTTATTGACGAGATTGACAAAATCGCCCGCAAAAGTCATAACGCCTCCATCACACGAGATGTATCGGGGGAAGGCGTGCAACAGGCGTTACTGAAGGTACTGGAGGGAACCGTCGCAGGTGTACCTCCCAAAGGAGGGCGCAAGCATCCAGAACAAAGTCTGGTGAATATCAACACGAGTGGGATCCTCTTTATCTGCGGCGGTGCATTCGAGGGGCTGTCAGAAATCGTTGCCCGCCGACTCAATGTAAATCAGATTGGGTTTGCATCCAATCCTAAGCGACTTCATGACGACTCGGATACCACGGTATTGCAGTTCGTGGAGCCGGAAGATCTGGTTCATTATGGATTGATCCCTGAGCTCATTGGGCGCTTGCCGCTAACTGCTGCCCTGAAACCACTCTCGGACGACGAAATGATGCGGATCCTCACCGAACCCCAAAACGCTGTGATCCAGCAGTACCAGAAGCTGTTTGCATTTGATGGGGTAGATTTGGTTTTTGACGAGTCTGCATTACGCAGTATTGTGGAGCGTGCACGCGCAATGGGAACCGGTGCAAGGGGACTGCGCAGCGTACTCGAACAGTCTATGTTGGATATTATGTTCGAGATCCATAGTGTAAAGGATGTTGGGGTCTGTTCAATCACGGAGGAGACCATCTCATTGGGGAAACCGCCGATTTACGAAAAGCGCAAGGCTTCAGCCTGA
- a CDS encoding sulfatase: MRFFGALAFLAIFVGCRVTEPVNFVFILADDLGYMDVGAYNPDTFYETPNIDRLADEGVRFTQGYAAAPVCSPTRASIMTGLYPSRMATTDYFGAPQPDGVSRHWTRNKPLLPARYEPQLPHNEVTVAEALSAAGYRTFWAGKWHLGGEGSYPEDHGFEVNRGGWEAGGPYGRGNYFVPYDNPRLEDGPEGEHLPARLAAETVRFIGENQDQPFMAFLSFYSVHTPLMARPDLQEKYEAKPALPSMWGTEGDRQVRLTQNHAVYAAMVEAMDQAVGMVLAALDELDLARNTVVIFTSDNGGLSTSEGHPTSNLPLRAGKGWMYEGGIREPLLMRWPALLKGGRVEDTPVTSPDFMPTLLQIARLPEPDFTDGVSLLPLLIERRAPERDLYWHYPHYGNQGGSPSSAVRRGNWKLIRFYEDDREELYDLAADVSESENHASNQPEIRNELSISLDTWLDQVNARLPTPNPDNLNGEQTDE, from the coding sequence ATGAGATTCTTTGGAGCCCTTGCATTCCTTGCGATCTTCGTCGGCTGTCGCGTAACTGAGCCGGTAAATTTCGTTTTCATTCTGGCAGACGATCTAGGATACATGGATGTCGGTGCCTACAATCCAGATACGTTTTATGAGACCCCGAATATTGATCGTCTGGCAGATGAGGGGGTGCGATTTACCCAAGGATACGCGGCGGCTCCGGTCTGCAGTCCCACCCGTGCGAGTATAATGACCGGGCTGTATCCCTCACGGATGGCAACGACAGATTATTTTGGAGCTCCGCAACCCGATGGAGTCTCCAGACACTGGACACGCAATAAGCCATTGCTGCCCGCCAGGTATGAACCACAGCTTCCGCATAATGAGGTTACGGTTGCAGAAGCACTCTCGGCTGCAGGATACAGGACATTCTGGGCAGGAAAATGGCATCTGGGCGGGGAAGGCTCTTACCCTGAAGATCATGGATTTGAAGTCAACCGTGGCGGCTGGGAGGCGGGCGGACCCTACGGGCGAGGAAATTATTTTGTACCCTATGATAATCCGCGACTGGAGGATGGCCCCGAGGGAGAGCATCTGCCTGCCAGACTGGCGGCAGAGACGGTCCGGTTCATTGGGGAAAACCAGGATCAGCCGTTCATGGCGTTTCTATCGTTCTATTCGGTTCATACCCCGCTCATGGCACGGCCAGATCTGCAGGAGAAATACGAGGCGAAACCCGCACTGCCGTCCATGTGGGGCACCGAGGGGGATCGTCAAGTACGCCTGACACAAAACCATGCGGTGTACGCCGCAATGGTCGAGGCGATGGATCAAGCTGTCGGCATGGTACTTGCTGCACTAGATGAATTGGATCTTGCGCGCAATACCGTGGTAATTTTCACTTCAGATAATGGAGGACTCTCCACCTCGGAAGGACATCCAACCAGCAACCTGCCACTGAGGGCCGGAAAAGGATGGATGTATGAGGGAGGGATCCGGGAGCCACTGCTCATGCGCTGGCCTGCACTCCTGAAAGGGGGACGGGTGGAAGATACGCCGGTAACCAGTCCAGACTTTATGCCGACATTATTGCAGATCGCAAGGTTGCCAGAGCCGGACTTTACCGATGGAGTCAGCCTGTTACCACTCCTGATTGAAAGGCGCGCACCGGAGCGGGATCTCTATTGGCATTATCCACACTATGGTAACCAGGGGGGAAGTCCCTCAAGCGCGGTACGACGTGGAAACTGGAAGCTCATCCGATTCTACGAAGATGACAGGGAAGAACTGTATGATCTGGCTGCAGATGTGTCCGAATCGGAAAATCATGCGTCTAATCAACCAGAGATACGTAATGAACTCTCTATATCGCTGGATACATGGTTGGATCAGGTGAATGCACGCCTGCCAACCCCCAATCCAGACAACCTAAACGGAGAACAGACTGATGAGTGA
- a CDS encoding NAD(P)H-binding protein — protein sequence MRILLTGGTGFVGRHVLRELLTKGYQVRVLVRRGGAPEGFEGEQVEVVRGDINGTLGQFMDDVDGVVHLVGIIEEVPAQKITFEALHTRATQNVANAARIACVPRLVFVSANGASQDGATKYHTTKWAAEETVRNSDLDHWCVLRPGLIFGDPGMEREEFCTVLSRTLIKPFPILPVFGNGLYQLQPVSVEEVAEATVQALTLPEAHGQTIPLVGPNRLTYIELLDVITRALGMKPKPKIKLPLSFVRTGMRFGGSMLPITPDQLTMLIAGNVGDASHFYNLFQVTERPFNEENLGYLRLRL from the coding sequence ATGCGCATACTATTAACAGGTGGGACTGGTTTTGTTGGCCGCCACGTACTACGTGAGTTATTGACAAAGGGCTATCAGGTTCGTGTTCTTGTACGACGGGGTGGCGCTCCAGAAGGGTTTGAAGGGGAACAGGTAGAGGTCGTACGCGGAGATATCAATGGTACTTTGGGGCAGTTCATGGACGATGTGGATGGAGTGGTTCATCTGGTTGGGATCATCGAAGAGGTACCAGCGCAAAAAATAACCTTTGAAGCACTTCATACGCGTGCAACGCAAAATGTCGCCAATGCCGCCAGAATAGCTTGCGTGCCCAGACTCGTCTTCGTGAGTGCCAATGGGGCCTCACAGGATGGAGCCACGAAGTACCACACCACGAAATGGGCCGCCGAAGAAACTGTGCGAAACTCGGACCTCGATCACTGGTGTGTTCTTCGTCCTGGATTGATTTTTGGAGATCCGGGAATGGAGCGGGAGGAGTTTTGTACAGTGCTCTCGAGAACTCTGATCAAGCCGTTTCCCATTCTGCCGGTATTCGGGAATGGTCTTTATCAACTGCAGCCTGTTTCCGTGGAAGAGGTTGCAGAGGCAACCGTCCAGGCTTTGACCCTCCCCGAGGCACACGGACAGACCATTCCGCTTGTGGGGCCTAACCGATTGACCTATATTGAGTTGTTGGATGTGATCACCCGGGCACTTGGGATGAAGCCGAAACCAAAAATCAAATTACCCCTGTCGTTTGTGCGCACCGGGATGCGCTTTGGCGGCAGTATGTTGCCGATCACGCCAGATCAACTCACCATGCTCATTGCTGGTAACGTTGGAGACGCGTCCCATTTCTACAATCTATTCCAGGTGACTGAGCGCCCATTCAACGAAGAGAATCTAGGATACTTGCGTCTCCGGTTGTAG